In one Dermacentor variabilis isolate Ectoservices chromosome 4, ASM5094787v1, whole genome shotgun sequence genomic region, the following are encoded:
- the LOC142578972 gene encoding uncharacterized protein LOC142578972 produces the protein MYCIRITINFITTIIIIIPSSSSSSSSLLSCRDARELRPWHRQPRRTRGKDDGALHAGIVFSRTTTVATRDRMHCHRIDVARNSPWQDQLDLERKCDAADAGQKCWLSADLTAWNQVMHTLAFELVETRPGRLRLSSIPRGKAGGDTTAVARQASFLVSRLLARHRCIDEFGVTCAVPCGRPLEETPFPIRLRPPSAQGAKRSIRWLEIEERPTAALVVQDIDAITDLVTVRISARAVRAEFAAEVEKLLRRNAGSIKSVDISDMNRLPRNIIRALECLVKCESLSLSSLMDFVRGLPDVEAVAQLVRTSTALKELTVDPVMEAQISAMAKALECSATLTKLTLFIPDSATLPKGLFPALEVNTVLKELWLTGYCCIDEQCGQAMASALRNNACLRDIHIEDVQMDYSSMAEWPDALSKNSALECFQLSSEQLPLSGILALCRTLPTNKVLKKLVFAGFRASQEERELLAEQLAQSKCYGRVQLPWVDLDLVGLGVALSSPLECPEELHLPDICQLSEASLRPLCEALASSKRIRSFSFAVQGHTEGRGAALCEMLKANRSIKRLLLNMADDRDATFSRDVFHALAANRSITHLVFRLDKVESLETATAFSYMLAHNSTATSVSVWFAADLHAQFIQQVSSGMSRNKVIVNLKLVTDLVTCDTTSFPVFESLRRNKSALNRATEFVLTHRADRQLAEDFEHFLGRPCLFAHLVEVTGKTEPEALVDVTSAQHFLEDNYLVLTGIVKHSVVCRPAETTQLDALNTHCWRAVVRHLRIADVLTEASYAS, from the exons ATGTATTGTATACGCATCACCATTAATTTCATTACcactatcattatcatcataccatcatcgtcgtcgtcgtcgtcgtcgttattaTCCTGTCGTGACGCTCGTGAGCTCAGACCATGGCACAGGCAGCCTCGCCGCACGCGAGGCAAAGACGACGGTGCGCTCCACGCCGGCATCGTGTTCAGTCGAACAACGACCGTTGCGACGAGGGACAGAATGCACTGCCACCGTATCGACGTAGCCCGCAATAGTCCTTGGCAAGACCAACTGGACCTTGAAAGGAAGTGCGACGCGGCGGACGCCGGGCAGAAATGCTGGCTCAGCGCCGACTTGACAGCCTGGAACCAAGTGATGCACACACTGGCATTCGAGCTCGTCGAGACCAGGCCGGGCAGGCTGCGCCTGAGTTCGATACCGCGCGGCAAAGCGGGAGGCGACACGACGGCCGTCGCCCGACAGGCGTCCTTTCTGGTTTCTCGGCTCCTCGCGCGCCACCGTTGCATCGACGAGTTCGGCGTGACCTGCGCCGTGCCTTGCGGCCGCCCCTTGGAGGAGACGCCCTTCCCGATCCGCTTGCGTCCTCCGTCGGCGCAAGGCGCGAAGCGAAGCATCCGCTGGCTGGAGATCGAGGAGCGCCCCACGGccgccctcgtcgtgcaagacaTCGACGCCATCACCGACCTCGTGACGGTGCGGATCAGCGCGCGCGCGGTCCGAGCCGAGTTCGCCGCCGAAGTCGAGAAATTGCTGCGCCGCAACGCGGGCTCCATCAAGTCGGTGGACATCTCCGACATGAACCGGCTGCCGCGCAACATCATCAGGGCGCTCGAGTGCCTCGTCAAGTGCGAGTCGTTGAGCCTCAGTTCGCTCATGGATTTCGTCAGGGGCCTGCCGGACGTGGAGGCAGTGGCGCAGCTCGTGCGGACTTCCACGGCTCTGAAGGAACTCACTGTTGACCCCGTCATGGAGGCACAGATTTCGGCGATGGCCAAAGCTCTGGAGTGCAGTGCTACGCTGACGAAACTCACTCTCTTCATACCGGACTCTGCCACACTGCCCAAAGGTCTATTTCCTGCGCTTGAAGTGAACACTGTCTTGAAGGAACTTTGGCTTACAGGGTACTGTTGTATTGACGAACAATGTGGCCAGGCTATGGCATCGGCACTGCGAAATAACGCTTGTCTTCGGGACATCCACATTGAGGACGTTCAGATGGACTACTCTAGCATGGCGGAGTGGCCAGATGCTCTATCGAAGAATAGCGCGCTGGAATGCTTTCAGTTGTCAAGTGAGCAACTGCCCCTGAGCGGAATTTTGGCCCTGTGTAGGACTCTACCGACAAACAAGGTCTTAAAGAAGCTCGTATTTGCTGGATTTCGAGCTTCACAGGAAGAAAG GGAACTCTTGGCAGAGCAGTTGGCCCAGAGCAAGTGCTACGGCCGGGTACAGCTGCCATGGGTTGACCTTGACCTGGTGGGCCTCGGAGTGGCCCTCAGCTCTCCTTTGGAATGCCCCGAGGAACTGCACCTGCCGGACATCTGCCAACTGTCCGAAGCAAGTCTCAGGCCTCTGTGCGAAGCCTTGGCGTCAAGCAAGCGCATTCGCTCATTTAGCTTCGCCGTGCAGGGTCACACCGAGGGCAGAGGAGCTGCGCTCTGCGAAATGCTGAAAGCCAACCGGTCCATCAAACGCCTGCTTCTTAACATGGCGGACGACAGAGACGCGACCTTCTCCCGAGACGTCTTTCACGCCCTGGCTGCCAACAGGTCCATCACGCATCTGGTCTTCCGCCTGGACAAAGTCGAGAGCCTCGAGACGGCCACCGCGTTCTCTTACATGTTGGCCCACAACAGCACAGCCACGAGCGTTTCGGTCTGGTTCGCGGCCGATCTTCACGCTCAATTCATCCAGCAGGTGTCCAGTGGTATGTCGCGCAACAAGGTAATCGTGAACCTCAAGCTCGTGACCGACCTGGTGACCTGCGACACCACGAGCTTCCCCGTTTTCGAATCGCTGCGGAGGAACAAATCCGCGCTGAACCGCGCCACGGAATTCGTCCTGACGCACCGAGCCGACAGGCAGTTGGCCGAGGACTTCGAGCACTTCTTGGGCCGGCCGTGCCTTTTCGCTCACCTGGTGGAGGTCACGGGAAAAACGGAACCCGAAGCGCTGGTAGATGTGACCTCGGCCCAGCACTTCCTGGAGGACAACTATCTGGTTCTCACGGGAATCGTCAAGCATTCTGTGGTGTGTCGGCCAGCCGAAACCACGCAGCTCGACGCACTTAACACCCACTGTTGGCGAGCAGTGGTGCGTCATCTCAGGATTGCAGACGTTCTCACTGAGGCAAGCTATGCCAGTTAA